One genomic segment of Armatimonadota bacterium includes these proteins:
- a CDS encoding glycoside hydrolase family 16 protein gives MIQLLLVLLARPPALQVAAAVPKEPGYHLIWHDEFSGNGLPDPKKWGWEVGMLRNHEAEYYTKDRLANARVENGHLTITGIHEPYKGAQFTSASLQTHDTFSFEYGRLEVRAKLPGGSGTWPAIWLMGEDVGQTGWPRCGELDVMEHVAFDAAGIHGTVHLPHPDGQGQASAGGTVQAPDCTTAWHVYGMNWSPQAISFSLDGKPYFRYPYSGPQSWVFDKPMYLIINLAIGGDWGGQHGLDPAAYPQKFQIDYVRVWQKDRPGRP, from the coding sequence ATGATCCAACTACTGCTCGTGCTCCTTGCGCGCCCGCCGGCGCTTCAGGTTGCCGCCGCTGTTCCCAAAGAGCCCGGGTATCACCTGATATGGCATGACGAGTTCAGTGGTAACGGCCTGCCCGACCCCAAAAAGTGGGGATGGGAGGTGGGCATGCTGCGCAATCACGAGGCCGAGTACTACACCAAAGACAGGCTTGCGAATGCGCGCGTCGAGAATGGCCATCTCACGATTACGGGTATCCACGAGCCGTACAAGGGCGCGCAGTTCACATCGGCCAGCCTTCAAACGCACGATACCTTTTCGTTTGAGTACGGCCGGCTTGAAGTACGAGCGAAGCTCCCTGGCGGAAGCGGGACGTGGCCGGCCATCTGGCTGATGGGAGAGGATGTAGGTCAAACGGGATGGCCGCGTTGTGGCGAACTCGATGTGATGGAGCATGTGGCGTTCGACGCCGCCGGCATACACGGCACGGTGCATCTGCCGCACCCGGACGGACAGGGGCAAGCAAGCGCGGGTGGGACCGTGCAGGCGCCGGATTGCACCACCGCATGGCACGTTTACGGCATGAACTGGTCACCGCAGGCGATCAGCTTCTCCCTGGATGGCAAGCCTTACTTCCGCTACCCCTACAGTGGCCCACAAAGCTGGGTGTTTGACAAACCGATGTACCTCATCATCAATCTGGCCATCGGTGGAGACTGGGGCGGGCAGCATGGGCTGGA